Proteins encoded together in one Spirochaeta isovalerica window:
- a CDS encoding sensor histidine kinase has protein sequence METCFATPERTRDRELAEEIKALSGSALMQVFIKSINCLFAVLDGNRQIIALNDHYLSYLNRIPAESILGLRIGESLKCIHSTEMEGGCGTSRHCRSCGAALAITTAIASDEPIERECALELEENGERKDLFFHVKCEPFYLENRKFYLLFLNDITKDQQRKMLEKTFFHDFNNILGGLSTSAYMLSKGIRSDQVIDSIYSTTNVLVKEVEIQRCLMGNNLDYYKKTLYPLFLTDTFEKLNNIFREKAESQGTTIVYSAAPSVGNIKSDEALLIRIISNMINNALEATGEGDTISLKAHRDEDIVKITVRNPGFIPEDVQLRIFQRNFSTKSRTGRGLGTYSMKLFGEKVLGGRIGFTSTEREGTEFYLSLPS, from the coding sequence ATGGAAACATGCTTCGCTACACCGGAAAGAACCAGAGACCGGGAACTGGCAGAGGAAATCAAAGCGCTCAGCGGCTCTGCGCTGATGCAGGTCTTCATTAAGAGTATTAATTGCCTTTTTGCCGTACTCGATGGAAACCGTCAGATAATTGCGCTCAATGATCATTATCTCAGTTACCTGAACAGGATTCCAGCCGAATCCATACTCGGCTTGAGGATCGGAGAGTCGCTGAAGTGCATACATTCCACGGAAATGGAAGGCGGATGCGGAACGTCGCGTCACTGCCGGTCCTGCGGAGCCGCCCTGGCCATAACGACTGCCATAGCCAGCGATGAGCCTATTGAAAGAGAATGCGCTCTCGAGCTTGAGGAAAACGGAGAAAGGAAGGATCTGTTTTTTCATGTGAAGTGTGAGCCCTTTTATCTGGAAAACAGAAAATTCTATTTGCTCTTCCTCAATGACATAACCAAAGATCAGCAGAGGAAAATGCTAGAAAAGACATTCTTCCACGATTTCAACAACATTCTGGGAGGCTTGTCCACAAGCGCCTATATGCTTTCGAAAGGCATCAGATCCGATCAGGTCATCGACTCCATCTACAGCACGACCAATGTGCTGGTGAAAGAAGTTGAAATCCAGCGCTGCCTTATGGGAAACAATCTCGATTATTACAAAAAAACTCTATATCCCCTCTTTCTGACCGATACTTTTGAAAAATTGAATAATATTTTCAGGGAAAAAGCAGAAAGCCAGGGGACAACCATTGTCTACAGCGCGGCTCCATCAGTCGGAAATATCAAAAGCGACGAAGCGCTCCTGATCCGCATTATCTCCAATATGATAAACAATGCTCTCGAAGCTACCGGGGAAGGTGATACGATCTCCCTTAAGGCCCATCGCGATGAAGACATAGTAAAAATTACCGTACGGAACCCCGGTTTTATACCCGAGGACGTTCAATTGCGGATATTCCAGAGAAATTTCAGCACGAAAAGCCGGACAGGCAGAGGTCTCGGAACCTATTCGATGAAGCTTTTCGGGGAAAAAGTTCTCGGAGGCAGGATCGGTTTCACTTCGACGGAGAGAGAAGGAACGGAATTCTATTTAAGTTTACCGTCGTGA
- a CDS encoding type I 3-dehydroquinate dehydratase, with protein MAKICLVLTAPTMEENRRILERNLSLVDMVELRTDLLEESQYSLVPSFPGQSGVPVVLTCRKNCDGGNWTGAEEERMALLELWLDGGFAFIDIEMDVEPGPLSGKAAAMNTEIIRSFHDFDGVPEDLVETMNRFDGVMAKGAVYPRSSEDLFRLIEAAQQLKKERKSPFILLGMGNFGFPTRILAEKIGSFLTFCSDSEAPSGAPGHCTALDLNSIYRFRKISGKTVINSIIGNPVSQSRSPHLHNGWYEKEGLDAVYVPFLTDSPQWFMKTAELLEINGSSVTVPFKSDIIPLVDTTDKAVDAIGASNTIYRDGSGQWSATNTDAYGLIKPLLDTLGIADLKGRKAAVIGAGGAARAAVFALQDKGAQVAVFNRTLSRAEDLADQFGCVAYGLGPEYAAALREYSSIIVQTSSAGMPPLEDVDPVAFYSFDGTEVVYDIIYKPEVTRMMARAKEAGCRVLGGFTMLEEQAVLQFEIFHDGKLK; from the coding sequence ATGGCAAAAATCTGTTTGGTGCTTACAGCCCCTACTATGGAAGAAAACCGGCGGATTCTGGAAAGGAACCTGTCTCTTGTGGATATGGTGGAGCTGAGGACCGATCTGCTGGAGGAAAGCCAGTATTCTCTCGTCCCTTCTTTTCCCGGTCAGTCAGGCGTTCCTGTCGTGCTGACATGCCGGAAGAACTGCGACGGCGGTAACTGGACCGGCGCCGAAGAGGAGAGGATGGCCCTGCTGGAGCTGTGGCTGGACGGAGGCTTTGCATTTATCGATATTGAGATGGATGTGGAACCGGGCCCGCTGTCCGGTAAAGCCGCGGCCATGAATACGGAAATAATCCGGTCATTTCACGATTTTGACGGAGTTCCGGAAGACCTTGTGGAAACTATGAACCGCTTTGATGGAGTCATGGCCAAGGGGGCCGTCTATCCCCGGAGCAGTGAGGACCTGTTTCGTCTCATCGAGGCGGCGCAACAGTTGAAAAAAGAAAGAAAATCGCCCTTTATACTACTCGGAATGGGAAATTTCGGATTTCCCACCCGCATTCTGGCAGAAAAGATCGGTTCTTTTCTGACCTTCTGTTCCGACAGCGAAGCTCCCAGCGGCGCTCCCGGGCATTGTACGGCTCTGGATCTGAACAGCATCTACCGCTTCAGAAAAATCAGCGGAAAAACAGTAATCAACAGCATTATCGGTAACCCCGTCAGCCAATCGCGCTCGCCTCATCTTCACAATGGCTGGTATGAGAAAGAGGGGCTGGATGCCGTCTATGTCCCATTCCTCACCGATTCTCCCCAATGGTTTATGAAAACGGCTGAGCTTCTGGAGATAAACGGCTCCTCCGTAACTGTTCCTTTTAAAAGCGACATCATCCCCCTTGTTGATACAACAGATAAAGCTGTCGATGCTATCGGAGCCTCCAATACAATCTACCGCGATGGTTCCGGGCAATGGTCGGCAACCAATACGGATGCCTACGGTTTGATCAAGCCTCTGCTGGACACTCTGGGTATTGCTGATTTGAAAGGACGGAAAGCCGCCGTTATCGGGGCGGGAGGAGCCGCAAGGGCTGCCGTTTTTGCACTTCAGGATAAAGGGGCGCAAGTTGCTGTTTTCAACAGAACATTAAGCCGCGCAGAGGATCTGGCCGATCAATTCGGCTGCGTCGCTTACGGATTAGGACCTGAATATGCTGCAGCCCTCAGAGAGTACAGCTCTATCATCGTACAGACCAGCAGCGCGGGAATGCCACCTCTTGAAGATGTTGATCCCGTTGCCTTTTACAGTTTTGACGGAACAGAAGTTGTTTACGATATTATCTACAAGCCCGAAGTGACCAGAATGATGGCCCGGGCGAAAGAGGCGGGGTGCCGCGTATTAGGCGGTTTCACCATGCTTGAGGAACAGGCTGTCCTTCAGTTTGAGATATTTCACGACGGTAAACTTAAATAG